The Opisthocomus hoazin isolate bOpiHoa1 chromosome 2, bOpiHoa1.hap1, whole genome shotgun sequence genomic interval AAGCTGCCACCTTGCTTCATGGTAAgacaggaagcagaggaggttttttgctgtttgtttttccctttggggcGCTTAGCTTTTCTGAGTTGGTTCACCTTCTTTAAGAACAGCTTTGTGGCCTGTAGCCTTGTGGTTTAGTTAGATTGTCAAACTTCCAGGTATTTTTGCCTTGCGAACAGTGAAGCCGGCTGCTCTGCGTAACAGAGAAGCTGAGCAGCATTTGAACTCAAGTCCTTGCTGGGCACGTGACCAGTACTTGCCAGCAGCATTTCCTAAAGTTGCTGCTACTTGTCTATTTTAccgttttgttgttaaaaatgtattgttcTGTGGTACAAGCAGTGGTGAATAAGCAAAAGCCCTAGAGTATGTGCAGTTCAGTCTGTAACCTGCCATCCCATGTGGCATTTGCAGTGACATTTtacacaaaacacaaagttttgtgaGCTACTGTGGGCAAAGGGATATATTGCCACGATCTGTTGGCAAACTTGCAAAAGAGAATAAGCACCGTGTGCCTGGCTCAGCTGTTGGAAGGCTGTAAAAACACTCACGCTAATGAGGCAGGTGCTGAAATTCAAACGGCTTTGCAAGTCCCCTTTGAATAAAGAACCTCTAGTGGTTGGCTGTCCTCTGAGCAAATCTGTGCTCACGGCAGCAATACACGTGTAGTGTTTCGGATTCTGTCCTCACAAGGCTGGTAAGAGACTGTCACAcagaaggagtggtggatgctgCTGCTAAGCCAGAGGAAGGAGTCTTGGAGGGAAACCTGTGGGAGGGCAGCCTGAGCACAAGCTTGCTTCAGCCAAGGCCGAATTCAAAACCTGCTCTGTGTTGCCGTTGTCATGTAGGGGAATGATGGCTGGGGTAGTCAATACTCCCAAGGGAGTGGATCTGTGCGGTGGAACAGTAAATACTCACGTAGGCCTGGCaagctgtacaaatttttaaacctGTTCAGCTGAGAAATCATGATGTCTCCAAGGTCTGAGGATGGATGATGgaaaggcaccagtcccatttcTGGGCATCGCTCAGGAAGACACTCGAATTTGGCTTGCTTCAAGTCTGGGGGAAGCCTGCGGCGGGGACTGGGCTGTGAACACCCAAACTTTTGCCCACCTACCAGGGAGTCTCGACGTCCTTTTAAAGCCAGCGCTTGGGGAGCCGGTTCAGTGCGTGTACGCGTGTGTGAGTGCGTTCTGCTCTCACGTGCCCTGCCTCGTGTGCTTGTTACGCTTCCCGGCCTTCCGATAGCGCTGGGCTCTCTGCGTCGACAATGTGTTTAACGGGACTTGCCGACGGACAGCGTGACGCTGTTGTTGCTCCTGGCAGCCCCCTCGCCTGTCAAACGTGCCTGCTGTGTGAAACCAACCAAATGTTttcgctctgcctcctctttttgAGAGTTTTCTATTGAAATCAGCGCAGCGATGTGGCTCGACGTGCCGAGGCTCGGCAGGCCATTGGCGGGATGGCGGAGGACTCGGTGCCGGCGGCGCAGCTCCGGGAGCGGCAGGACGCGGAGGATGAGgcgatggcagcagcagcagtgggccccatggctctgctggcccccTTGGCCCTCCGCCCGCTGCTGGTGGTGGACGAGGCCTGGGAGCTGCCGGACCCCAGCCCCGACGTGCGCAGCCTCTTGGTGCGGCTCAGTGAGGAGCTCCTCTGGAGGCACCTGGCCGCCGTCGAGGTGTCGTAGAGCCGGCACATGGCCCTGTACGCCGCCGTGGGGGTGCCGGGCTGGCTGGCGGGGCAGCGCTGCCTGGggacgggccgggggctgccgtgAGCCGGAGCTGAGAGGCGCAGGCCGCAGCCGTGCCGCAGGGGAGCTGGggccgtgctggctgctgggacCTGGCCCCGCTGGGCCTCTGCTGGCGGCAGCGCTCGCCAGGCCCTCGGCAGCACTGGGGTGCTGAGCTGGTGGAGGACACAAAGGGAAGAAGGGACTTTGAGGCGTTCCTGGTGGCTTACTGTGCAGGAGTGAGGACGTGAAAAGGCTCGGCAGGCGTCAGAGGCTGGGGAGGGCGAAGGGGGAGATGGCAGAGGCCGGCAGTGCAGTCGGCATTGGCGGCTGTGGGTCGCAGCCTCTGATTTCTGTATTTCGCTCTGTCGGGAGCTCTGGTGGAAACAGCCctctgcctcctgaacgggttagCTCGGAACCGGCCTCtgtccattcttttttttccttttcttcaggatTGCTAGCTTTGAATTAAGTGATTGCGAGTGATCTGATAATTTATAGTGTTTCTTCTGCTAGTTCAGTCACAGTTTATTCTCAGGAACCTactggcttaattttttttttgcttgttgacGTTGCATTTTTGAAGTAACTACTAAAAGCTCTTTGTCATGTTCTGAGTTACCTGAAGTGTGTTGGAAGGGGCCAGCACTTTAACTGCGACTCtcaattttcttcacagactaCCGAAACAAGTAGCTGCAATATTTTGTTTCCGTGtctttcagctctgctggagcgTGCGTATATGAAGGAGCAGGTGGAATGTGTTCCATTCGTCTGAGCGAGCCGCTCCTGAAGTTAAGACCAAGAAAGGATCTTGCTGAGGTATCTGAAGGTTGCTCGTGAATTTGCACATAAAGCGTATTGTGCCTCGTCCCCACTCCATACGCACATTTTACGTTTCATAGTGGGATTCGTACACACAGTGACTTACAGATCAGAGAATAGGGGTGgctttattattacatttttgtTCCTTGTGTTGCAACATCGCGGCAACCTTTCAGTTTTATGTTTCTAAATGGGCAGCGCTGAGTAGGAGTCTAAACTCACATGTTTTACTGACTTtgtaagggaaaaaacccaactctttTTTACTCCTAAGTTATCCTCTAAtattaaaaacaagcagagaCTGTAAGCGCAATCAGAAAGTGGCTGTAGTTTCATCTTCCAGGTCAAAAGgccaacagcagaaaacaaggatCTAGGATATGGCTGTAAACATCGCTTGTGTGGCTTCTTGTCCCTCTGTCAGGGCTGCTTGTTTGAGTTTGCTCAAGGTTCAGATTTGCTGAATGAAGAGAAATGCTGCAGGGCGTCGCTCCTATCACAAGCGTCTCCTTCTTTGGTTGTAGAGGGGATCTTCTCTTTAAAGATCTGACTTGATTTTGAGGATGATTTCTCCTTTTTGGAATGTTGCTTGTTACAGTAATGTTCTCCAGCTTGTTCTTGTGGTATGGGAATAGAGGGAATGCGGCTTGACAGACAGAAGTATTATGCTTTTGTGACGCAGAGTGAACATGTGAATGCATGAGAATAAAGTCAGTACCAAGACaaatggaaaggaggaaaatatctCCAGCGTAATTTTGAAACTATATGCAATGCTTTTCAGTAAATAGCTAATGATTTGCATCGTTTCAGGCACTGTTGCATGAAATGGTCCATGCCCTGCTGTTTGTTACTAATAACGAAAAGTTCATGAATATCATGGACCAGAGTTCCGCAAACACATGCGTCGCGTTACTCGCTGGACTGGAGCCAATGTCACAGTAAGCGTAATCCACTTCACCTAaagtaataaagattttttttcctgatgaggtTTTTCCGTATGCCTGGTGGGATAAGGAGCAATATATTTGTTCTTGTTAGGCACTGGTGGCACTGATACAAATTTGCATCCACGTGTGTGCCAGTTCCACAGTGACTTTGTTGGGGATGAGGGTGGGAACAGGTTGAGGCAGAGGTGATGCGTTATCAGTCGTCTCATTTTTCGAGTATACTCTCTGCAAGTATTTTCCTATgagcttttgttttaaacttcaaACAACTTAAGTGATGCCAGGGACAGAATAGCCCCATGGTCAGAATGAGATCTGGGGAAGACCAGTCTGTTTTAGTTAAGATTTGTATCAGTAGAGGCTAATGAGTTGAAGCTATTTAAAAATCATCTGTCTGATAAGGTAAATTAACATTTCAGCTGGAGGAAGAGCACAAAACTGGTGTTGTTTGCAGTACATGCTAAACAGTGTGTCATTTAGGCTGAAACTGCAGACAGGCTTTTAAAGTGGTTTTATTGCCATTCAAACAAGATAGCCAGGACATATTCCTATAGatcctgtcttcttttttttttgaagctttgTTTTAATAGCATCTAAATGTTGATCAAATTTCACCCAGGTTCAGTCCTTTTAGCTGGTAATGTAAAAATCACAGCAGGAATGGAAGGAAtggtaatatattttaaaaaaatacattgtggaaCTAGTGATACAAAATTAGAACCTTTCTGATtgactgccttttttcttttttctgaaacctAGATCCATCATAGTTTTTGTGATGAGGTGGATTTGTACGGCCAGCACTGGTGGGGATGCAATGGCCCCTGTCAGAAGAGCAAACCTGACTTTGGATCTATGAAACGCTCAATGAACAGAGCACCCTCTGTGCGAGAGCATTGGTGGGTTGAGCATCAAGAGACGTGTGGAGGTACATTGCCAAAAGTGAAGGAGACGGAGAACTTCTCCAAGAAACCCCAGGGGAAAACCCAGCCAGCAAAACTTCCAAATTCTGACTCGGCTAacaaaggtgtttaaaatcattctgtttttcctttgccaGACTCTTTTTGTCCAAACAGGCCATTGACCAAATACGGATCAACCGCTACATGAGCTTTGTTTAGATATTACTGCAAACATTAATTATAGTATTACTGATATTAATTAATCATGATATTACTGCTATTACTGAAAGAAACTGCCCATTTGATTTGTGCATTTTTAGGTGGCTCCTCAGCTTATTTGTTTGCAAAAGGTTTAGTTTACTACGCTGTTTTCAAGCAGCAGATTTTTTGGGCGAGGCACATAAAGTACTAAACCCGTGATTTCTATATGAAAAAGTTActaatttttcttactttcttcccttcttgttTTGCAGGGAAGACGCAAACGCATGATGTGCAAGATCTAATGCCATGCAGGGGAAAAGGATATCGGCTTGGAGGAGGAGACAGTGGACTCTCAGGAAAAAGCACAGATTCCAGCAGCGTTGTTAGAAACAGTGAAGCGCCTGGTTCACAGCATCGTTCAGCAGTGAAGACAATACCAATCCCTAAAAGTGAGATGAAATTTGAAAAGTCACCCCGTAACGGCATCTTCTTTCCACTTTCTGCTGATGATGCCAGTGAGAAAATCAACTTAGCTTCAAAGCATGAGTTTCCTGAACCCTCTGTTGCCAATACAAAAGCTTACAAGCATGGTAGCGAGCCGCCTGTTAAAATTGCTCGCGGTGTGGGAGAAAAATCAAACCAAGGCTCTGCAAATGGCAAGAGGGCTGTGCCATTTTATGGCAGGACATcgaaacagttttgttttgagcAGACAACAGCAGCTTAGGCTGCATCtgagaaaaatgttaaagattttatcctcacacgagtgggttacactaggtactgctttattcacaactcagagttgggctaTCACCTCAGTGAATGGCCAAGCTGAACTCGCTAGACTAGTtgatatacatttattaaaccgattacatcaactCTAGAATCTTCacaagtttctaagcaaccattctgttcCTTTAAGTAcgtcatttattaagttctttctattcttctgtcttcctagaattctccctcgctggtttcagggtcatctcggagtcgtcatctgtccttcatcttcttctgtgaattctgtttggtacaatccatACAGTTGTTTTCTAACCCAActgcaacataccgattgtacGGTTTCTTAACGCAGCTGTGTTCACACCATTGAacctatgttctagttctatgattttattctattctataatcagtcTTCTTTATAATCCAtctctaacattccctccttttgtttttattgcatccctgcaattactaattactatatttccaaacttctttttgacacttcttagtgattgacattaaacacgttagtatacattgaaaaatcacaaacagacaaacaactaTTGTTACAACAAAGAATAAGATCACTAAAGCTTTCTTTAGCCAAGTAGCTAGGTTCGGGAACCAAGAGGTTAACCAAGAAACAGCATCAGTGAATCCCCACGAGGTGTCGTCTTTTTGCACTTGTTGCATCTGTTTACCAATTTCCCAAATTTTCTGCACATCAGTAATTAGCTCTCCACTATGATCGGTGTACATACAACAACTTACACTTAAAATGGTGCAgacccctccttgggaagctaaTATCAGATCCAATGCCATCCTATTTTGTATAGTAATTTTCGAGAATTCAGAAACCTCTTTTTGCAAAGTGAGCAGTCCATGTGCTGTGGAATTTGCTAGTTTTTCAGTCTCTCCAGAAATGTTCAGAATTGCTTTTTCCAATTCACTTACCCCTAAAGAAGGCATAAAGCAACGGAGCAAAGAGTGAAATCCTGCAGGTCTTTCTCTCAGGGGATTAAGATTTCTTTTCACACGATTAATATAGGTCCGGTGCCAAGTGTCTTTGGGTAAGACTTCAGGATGTATTTGCAAATCTGAAGTGAGAACTCCAAGAGCACAAATTCCTCTCCAAGCTAGAGGTAAAGCTTTATATGCTGTTGTTCCGCAAAGCCAAAAGATACCTAAATCTGGAGGGGCTTGCCATCTTAACTGCAACCCAGAACTTATTGTGGTTGTGCTTTGGCAGTTTGTCCAATTTCCCACAATTGTGTGATTTTGGCATAGGAATCGATTAGAACACGTAGAAGGATAACGTCTTTGAACACAATGGACTTGGGAATAGTTCCATTGCTTGGGTAATTGAATAGCCCAGATTTGCTCTTTGTAGGTGTCAGTGAATGTAGTATTATACCAATATCGATTCCAATTTACTGCTCTAGGTACAGGAGTACCTATTAGCTGGAACCCCTGATCAACAGTTTTTGGCAACAAGACACAAATCCAGCGTTCGGTTAGATTTAGATTCTTAATAAAGGAATTCGAGTGACACATGCATGTTATTATGCCATTCATTTTCAATCTGTTCTCCGTGGTTTGTTTCCTCCAGACCTTTTAGGCGTCTGCTTAACCATTGAGGGGTTTGCATGCTTCGATATATGGTGGGTCGATTAATCCTAAAGACAGACATCACATTCAAAAGGTTAGTACATGCATAATCATAAATCACAATCCTAAATTCACCATAAAAACGATTGCCTGATATATCGTATCTATGACAGCACCAATCTCCATGGCCATAAATTCCCCACATGTGATGATCGTAGCACCATGTTCCTCTTACCCAGAGGGGGTCTTGTAACTGAATATGATATACAAATAGAGAGAATTTGCCGCTGTCCCAGTCCCAGTACGCATGCAACCATAGGCAGAGGTCCAGGTATCCCATCGACCGTCAAGCAGAGTTTGTACGTTGACGCAGAATTGCAGAGAATCTCCACATAGATTGATAGCGTCTCTCATCTCAGTCTTCGGACAGTCAGACGTAAGAACGAACCGCCCAGAGTCTGTCTGAATTCCTGCAGCTTGGCCCTTAAGTTCGCAAGACAAATTGCTGTACATGACATTAGGGATATTGGCACCGGCATCTTGATAGTGTATTGCTGATCTTACCCAGAATCCGTGGAGACTGCTAACAGGTATTTTACATCGAAAAATTAGCAACACTTGTACCCAATTCATTGCTCTTCAGTATCTTTCCGGACGTGAGAATGATGGATCCAGGTCTCTTTCCCAGCAACCTTAACAGCATAAAAAGAGGTTAATAGTACAGTGTATGACCACTTTGGTTCCAATCTATTTTCCCGAttgtaatttttcacataaaCTTTATCTCCTGACTGTATATCATGTagctggacttcaggagataCACCTTGATACCAATGAGCAtgatttctcatctgggaaaaagaatcctggaggtacaaaaggtattgagtgatttgctcatctccatccaaaaggctagCTTTTGCTGGAACAGAAGTTCCTGGAATGGCAAGAATTCTACCAAAAGGAATTTCTGCAGGGGACACTCCTACAGGTTGTCTTGGAGTGTTTCTGAGatcccataaaactaagttcaaagcttctggccattttaatccaatttgtttacaaaccttaactaactTCTCCTTAATGGTTctattcatcctttctacttgTCCAGAGGACTCTGGATGATATGGGGTGTGTCATTGTTGTCTAATTCCTAAAGCATGATATATGTGAACCAAAATAGCTGCCGTAAAGTGTGCTCCCCTGTCTGAGTCAATTATTTCTGGAACGCCATATCatggaattaattcttttaagaagatcttaactgctgattttgaatcatactttcttgttgggaaagcttctACCCATCCAGATAACTGATCTACAGTCACTAACAAGTGTGCATAACCCAGAGTCttaggcatctcagcataatcagtttggagcttttgaaaaggaaaggtggccggAGGCCTTTTACCTTGTGGCGGGTTAATTCGCAACGTAGCATATTGCTTGAAGAGTTTACAATTCTCACAAACTCTTCGTGCTGCAGCAtaaattcctggtgctgcccacagTCTTTGGATTTGGGAGGCTGTGCTCTCCGGTCCTCCATGAGGTTTCTCATGGAACCAACGGGTTAAGGGTAATAAATACCTTGTTGGCAACAGAggtttgttgttcaaaatccattgctctccttgTCTCTGAGCTCCTAGTCGTTCCCATAAGGATCGTTCATCTTCGGTTAAGGATTCATAGAGTTGGCACACGTCCAGTGGGCTTGTCCATTCTTCCTTCgtttgcagtgcagccataagATGGTTGCAATGCCTAGCAACTGCTCGGGCTGCTTGGTCAGCCAAGTGGTTACCTCTTGAGATggcatcttgttttcctgtgtgagcTTTAATATATATTACCGCTAAAGCTGTCAGCAATTGAATCGCTTCCAGtaaatcttttatctgctttccatgagcaatcgtttttcctgctgaagttagaaatcctctctctttccagaggGCACCTGTTGCATGACACACTCCAAAAGCGTATTTTGACTCAGTATAAAtgctcacttttttcccttttgcataccTGGCTCCTTCTGTCAGTGCGACAACTTCCACACCTTGCGctcccagagacaaaggtagagGTCCAGCAATTAATACCGTTGTGTCTGTCATCACCGCAAAACCCATAGCCCGTCGTCCTTTATCATAATATGATGATCCATCTGTGAAAAGACTCACCTCTGGGTTATCAAGTGGTTGATCTGTTATGTCGTCTTGTGACTTgctagtaaatgttaaaatttgcatAACAATGTGGCAGGGTTAAGCATGTtgcacctttccaatttcaaattgtcAGCTAATAACAATACCAGTTCATAACAatgtgctctttggggtgaaCAAAATTTCCACCTCATGGGGTACACATACGGTTAGTGCATGTCCTAAAACAATTGACCAAGATTTTTCTACTATCTCAGCTGTAGCTTCAAGTCTTCGAATACAAAACGGAGCTCCTTTTACTACAGGATCTAACGTAGTTGAAAAATAAGCCACTGGTCTTTCATGAGGCCCTAAAGTTTGGACTAAAATtcctctggctgttccctttACCTCATCACAATAAAGTTTAAAGGGTTTGGTATAATCAGGGAGTCCTAATGCTGGGGCATTCAATAACGCATTccgaaaagctttttctctttcagatccccATGCTACAGGTTCCACCTCCTCATTCCTAGTTGCTTCATGCaacagttttgttatttcacttaATCCAGGGATCCAAGGTGTGCAAAATCCAGCTTGCCCTAAAAATCCCCTTAACTGCTTCTTAGTGGtaggtcttggcagttcctgtattattttaactctttcaggatcaatttctctttttcccggacttaataaaaatcccaggtactttaccttagtctggcaaaactgcagtttggatggagagactcgaagacccttctgcaccaattgacaacacaaatatttagtatcaagtatacaattttcttttgtcttactcacaagtaaaagatcatccacatattgtataaGAACAGGCAAACAGGGAAGATTTAAATCTGGTAAATCATTTCTCAAAATatgagagaaaatagtgggtgaTAAAACCTTGCGGCAatcgtgtccaggttaactgtttcccttgccaggtgAAGGCAGAAATATGTTGGctttgttctgctattggtaTACTAAAAAAGGCTCCTGTTACATCAAGCACAGTGTAATATTGGCCCCAAGGTGGTATTTGAGTTAATATCAAACTCGGGTCTGGAGCAACTGGATGGGGTGCAATGACATGCTCATTAACTGCTcgtaaatcttgaacaaacctatattcagggtctccgtcgttgtccaacctgtttttacttacaggtagAATTGGGGTATTATAAGGGCTCCTACATTCCTTTAGAATTCCCCcttttaagaatttatcaatttgtttaccaatactaggaattgcttctgaaactattaG includes:
- the LOC142360519 gene encoding uncharacterized protein LOC142360519 isoform X2, which encodes MQILTFTSKSQDDITDQPLDNPEVSLFTDGSSYYDKGRRAMGFAVMTDTTVLIAGPLPLSLGAQGVEVVALTEGARYAKGKKVSIYTESKYAFGVCHATGALWKERGFLTSAGKTIAHGKQIKDLLEAIQLLTALAVIYIKAHTGKQDAISRGNHLADQAARAVARHCNHLMAALQTKEEWTSPLDVCQLYESLTEDERSLWERLGAQRQGEQWILNNKPLLPTRYLLPLTRWFHEKPHGGPESTASQIQRLWAAPGIYAAARRVCENCKLFKQYATLRINPPQGCWERDLDPSFSRPERY
- the LOC142360519 gene encoding protein NYNRIN-like isoform X1; protein product: MGFAVMTDTTVLIAGPLPLSLGAQGVEVVALTEGARYAKGKKVSIYTESKYAFGVCHATGALWKERGFLTSAGKTIAHGKQIKDLLEAIQLLTALAVIYIKAHTGKQDAISRGNHLADQAARAVARHCNHLMAALQTKEEWTSPLDVCQLYESLTEDERSLWERLGAQRQGEQWILNNKPLLPTRYLLPLTRWFHEKPHGGPESTASQIQRLWAAPGIYAAARRVCENCKLFKQYATLRINPPQGKRPPATFPFQKLQTDYAEMPKTLGYAHLLVTVDQLSGWVEAFPTRKYDSKSAVKIFLKELIP